A portion of the Ricinus communis isolate WT05 ecotype wild-type chromosome 10, ASM1957865v1, whole genome shotgun sequence genome contains these proteins:
- the LOC8277269 gene encoding inositol transporter 4: MVEGAIAKPDKTEFTECWKMACRTPYIMRLALSAGIGGFLFGYDTGVISGALLYIRDDFESVAKSTRLQEAIVSMAVAGAIIGAAFGGYINDRFGRKISIMLADVVFFFGALVMAGAPAPGILIVGRILVGLGVGMASMTSPLYISEASPARIRGALVSTNGLLITTGQFLAYLINLAFTRTNGTWRWMLGVAAVPAVVQFFLMISLPESPRFLYRQNKVDKAREILEKIYSSDEVDKEMKALAASVEAEMADEVAIGEDLISKLRGALQNPVVRRGLYAGITVQVAQQFVGINTVMYYAPTIVQFAGFASNSVALALSLITSGLNAVGTIISMVLVDRYGRRRLMIVSMIGIIGFLVALSVVFMQASVHAPKISSIESAHFGANSTCPKFGAALDPSKWNCMSCLKADCGFCSSPSSTFLPGACLDLTKATRGACGAEHRVFFEQGCPSRFGFFAVVLLALYIITYAPGMGTVPWIVNSEIYPLRYRGLGGGIAAVSNWSSNLLVSDTFLTLTEHLGAGGTFLLFAGVSCISLVFIYWFVPETKGLQFEEVERILEEGYRPNLCGLGTKKKGQNDVDTV, from the exons ATGGTTGAAGGAGCCATTGCGAAGCCCGACAAGACAGAGTTCACAGAATGCTGGAAGATGGCATGTCGAACTCCTTATATCATGCGGCTTGCACTCTCAGCCGGCATTGGAGGATTTCTGTTTGGTTATGATACAG GTGTTATTTCTGGCGCCCTGCTTTACATCCGGGACGACTTTGAATCTGTTGCCAAAAGTACACGATTACAG GAAGCAATTGTGAGTATGGCAGTCGCAGGAGCTATAATTGGAGCTGCATTTGGTGGATATATTAATGATAGGTTTGGAAGGaaaatatcaattatgttGGCTGATGTTGTGTTCTTCTTTGGTGCACTTGTCATGGCTGGGGCTCCTGCTCCTGGGATTTTAATTGTGGGAAGAATTCTTGTTGGTCTGGGAGTTGGAATGGCATCCATGACATCTCCTCTTTACATTTCGGAAGCATCGCCTGCGAGAATTCGAGGTGCTCTTGTCAGCACAAATGGATTGCTAATTACTACTGGGCAATTTCTGGCTTACCTGATCAACCTCGCCTTCACCAGG ACCAATGGAACATGGCGTTGGATGCTTGGTGTGGCTGCCGTCCCGGCGGTTGTTCAGTTTTTTCTAATGATATCATTACCCGAGTCCCCCAGATTTCTCTATAGACAG AATAAAGTGGACAAAGCAAGGGAAATTTTGGAGAAAATATATTCTTCTGATGAGGTTGATAAGGAGATGAAGGCTTTAGCTGCATCAGTTGAAGCTGAAATGGCTGATGAAGTTGCTATTGGCGAGGACTTGATATCTAAACTGAGGGGTGCACTTCAAAACCCCGTAGTTCGTAGGGGACTCTATGCAGGAATCACTGTCCAAGTTGCACAACAGTTTGTGGGTATTAACACCGTAATGTACTATGCTCCAACCATAGTACAGTTTGCTGGATTTGCTTCAAATTCAGTGGCCCTGGCACTTTCTTTAATTACTTCTGGCCTCAATGCTGTAGGCACCATCATTAGTATGGTTCTTGTTGACAGATATGGAAGGAGAAGGTTGATGATCGTTTCTATGATTGGGATCATTGGTTTCCTTGTTGCATTGTCAGTCGTGTTCATGCAAGCTTCTGTACATGCTCCTAAAATTAGTTCAATCGAGTCTGCACATTTTGGTGCCAATTCTACTTGTCCAAAATTTGGGGCAGCCCTTGATCCATCAAAATGGAATTGCATGTCATGCTTGAAGGCAGATTGTGGATTCTGTTCCAGTCCTTCGAGCACT TTTCTCCCTGGAGCATGCTTGGATTTAACTAAGGCCACAAGAGGTGCATGCGGGGCAGAACATCGAGTATTCTTTGAGCAGGGTTGTCCGAGTAGATTCGGATTCTTTGCTGTCGTACTCCTTGCTCTGTACATCATTACTTATGCACCTGGAATGGGCACAGTACCATGGATTGTGAACTCAGAGATATACCCACTAAGGTACAGAGGCCTCGGCGGAGGGATTGCTGCAGTATCAAATTGGTCTTCCAATCTCTTAGTGAGTGACACATTTTTAACTCTGACGGAGCATCTCGGCGCTGGTGGCACATTTCTCCTATTTGCTGGAGTCTCTTGCATTAGTCTCGTGTTCATTTACTGGTTTGTGCCCGAAACCAAAGGTCTACAGTTTGAGGAGGTAGAAAGGATCCTAGAGGAAGGTTATAGACCTAACTTGTGCGGTTTgggaacaaaaaagaaagggcaAAATGATGTTGATACAGTATAG